Below is a genomic region from Bacteroidota bacterium.
TGTTGCGCCAAGGGCTTGGGTAGAAGCTGATTGTCAAGACGCTTCAGGATGCCTATACTCTTCTTCCATAGTGGGATACCAGCCTGCAATCCATCGAGAATTTCGTCCCTATCTGCATCCGCTGGCAAGGAAAACACCTCCAAGGCCTCTGCCTCCAGCGTAGAAACTTCCATCATTGCTTTGTCAAAATCAGCCATATCAAAGCTGGCTGGAGGGTAGAAGATGGTGAGAGAAATGACAACGGTAATAGCAGCTGATAGCCCCATGAGGGTATAGGATTCGAGCCTTCTATTATCCTTATACCGGAAGCTAGGTATAAAAGCAAAACCCACCAAAATCCCACTTAATATACCCCCAATATGTGCTGCATTATCTATGCCACTATTTGGCTTGAATCCATTGGATATGCTATACAAAGTAAAAAAAGCCGTACTTATAAAAAAGGTTCGCTTCATTGCATAGCTAAGCGTGTCGGTAGACATGAGTGCCAGGAAGACACCAAACATGCCGAAAATTGCGCCCGAAGCACCCACGCTAATAACAAATTCATTCCACCATAAGCTGGCAAGGCTACCAACAAGCCCGGTAACCAGATAGGCTGCCAGAAACTTTGCACGACCCAAGTATGGCTCTAGCCGATAACCAACAAACACCAGTCCATACATATTGAAAAAGAGATGCAAAAAACCTGCATGCAGAAATGTGGCACTAAGCAACCGCCACCATTGGCCAT
It encodes:
- a CDS encoding rhomboid family intramembrane serine protease, which translates into the protein MKLDGMKPQHALLLAYAAMKKLDWEVSFIGENAIIAHVDRAWWYSMGEQVFVYIENDNLYIKSESNTMIFFDWFTNLGNVKKITREINAYKEKNTAEHLEEKLPKLLKASEKYANDSSKITAGFLANKVKNKSSIFSIFIPKDGFFITPILVSINILMFFVMVISGVSFFNPSGSDLLDWGACSRPPFADGQWWRLLSATFLHAGFLHLFFNMYGLVFVGYRLEPYLGRAKFLAAYLVTGLVGSLASLWWNEFVISVGASGAIFGMFGVFLALMSTDTLSYAMKRTFFISTAFFTLYSISNGFKPNSGIDNAAHIGGILSGILVGFAFIPSFRYKDNRRLESYTLMGLSAAITVVISLTIFYPPASFDMADFDKAMMEVSTLEAEALEVFSLPADADRDEILDGLQAGIPLWKKSIGILKRLDNQLLPKPLAQHTKLLSDYCEARLRSYQLMAKGIEEKTDQYGQEIAYYNQQIEGIAVKLGGGQ